The following coding sequences are from one Thermostaphylospora chromogena window:
- a CDS encoding ATP-binding protein — MADRQRIHQTPPTAPPPAEEVARRRLTRPVEGRLIAGVAQGAAEQLRLDPVVIRLAFVLLTVVSGIGIVAYAALWLFTPSRPYEGPVPQRDWSQIIAFGSIGMALTAFAWLTGSGSGGVGTWPIAVTGIGALILWQQAAPDRRKRWMNGAFRGVRNNVLRMVLGTVLVFVGGIGFLYVEGELAQVRSGLLFTAVVVGGLLVIAAPYLAGLWKELQLERRERIRQEERAEVAAHVHDSVLHTLTLIQRNAYDPREVLRLARSQERELRNWLYQPKQDADASLAAAVRRVAAEEEDAHGVQFEVVCVGDRPLDARLNAMLQAARQAMVNAAKYSGADVVSVYAEVEPEEVTIFVRDRGKGFDLDRVPPDRMGIRESIIGRMERNGGSARIRTAPGEGTEIMLTMKLEQP, encoded by the coding sequence ATGGCTGACCGGCAGAGAATTCACCAGACGCCCCCCACGGCGCCGCCCCCCGCCGAAGAGGTCGCCCGGCGCAGGCTGACCCGACCGGTGGAAGGGCGGCTCATCGCGGGCGTGGCGCAGGGGGCCGCGGAACAGCTCCGGCTGGACCCGGTCGTGATCCGGCTCGCCTTCGTCCTGCTGACGGTGGTGAGCGGGATCGGCATCGTGGCCTACGCCGCGCTGTGGCTGTTCACGCCGAGCCGGCCATACGAGGGTCCGGTGCCGCAGCGTGACTGGAGCCAGATCATCGCCTTCGGGTCGATCGGCATGGCGCTGACCGCCTTCGCCTGGCTGACCGGTTCGGGGAGCGGCGGCGTCGGCACCTGGCCCATCGCGGTGACCGGCATCGGTGCGCTCATCCTGTGGCAGCAGGCCGCACCGGACCGGCGCAAGCGGTGGATGAACGGCGCGTTCCGGGGCGTGCGGAACAACGTGCTCCGCATGGTGCTCGGCACCGTCCTGGTGTTCGTCGGCGGCATCGGCTTCCTGTACGTCGAGGGTGAGCTGGCCCAGGTGCGCTCGGGGCTGCTGTTCACCGCCGTGGTGGTCGGCGGCCTGCTGGTCATCGCCGCGCCGTACCTCGCGGGTCTGTGGAAGGAGCTGCAGCTCGAACGCCGTGAGCGCATCCGGCAGGAGGAGCGGGCCGAAGTGGCCGCGCACGTGCACGACTCGGTGCTGCACACGCTCACCCTGATCCAGCGCAACGCGTACGACCCGCGGGAGGTGCTGCGCCTGGCCCGCTCCCAGGAGCGGGAACTGCGGAACTGGCTGTACCAGCCCAAGCAGGACGCCGACGCCTCGTTGGCGGCGGCGGTGCGCAGGGTCGCCGCGGAGGAGGAGGACGCGCACGGCGTCCAGTTCGAGGTCGTCTGCGTAGGCGACCGCCCGCTGGACGCCCGCCTCAACGCGATGCTGCAGGCGGCTCGTCAGGCGATGGTGAACGCCGCGAAATACTCTGGAGCCGACGTGGTGTCCGTCTACGCCGAGGTGGAACCCGAAGAGGTGACGATTTTCGTGCGCGACCGCGGGAAGGGCTTCGATCTCGATCGCGTCCCCCCGGACCGCATGGGCATCAGGGAGTCGATCATCGGCAGGATGGAACGCAACGGTGGCAGCGCCCGGATCCGTACCGCGCCGGGTGAGGGAACCGAGATCATGTTGACCATGAAGCTGGAGCAGCCGTGA
- the pcrA gene encoding DNA helicase PcrA yields the protein MPTSDHPLLDGLNPQQREAVLHQGGPLLIVAGAGSGKTRVLTHRIAYLLAERDVRPSEILAITFTNKAAREMKERVDKLIGPRSAAMWVMTFHSACVRILRREARHLGFRSTFSIYDQADSQRLMAMVCREMDLDPKRYPPRSFSAQVSGFKNELIDYETAAARADSHLEKTLAEAYRLYQQRLTEAGAMDFDDLIMLTVNLFQAFPEVAEHYRRRFRHVLVDEYQDTNHAQYVLVRELVGHGEDGGSPLAEGVDRSELCVVGDADQSIYAFRGASIRNILEFERDYPDARTILLEQNYRSTQTILNAANAVISHNQGRKPKNLWSDQGPGPKIVGYVADNEHDEAMFVAQEVDRLSDEEGVTPGQVAVFYRTNAASRVFEEIFIRTGLPYKVVGGVRFYERKEVRDLLAYLRVLANPDDVVSLRRVLNVPKRGIGERAEAMIEAFAARERISFTEALRRADEAPGLATRSLNAIRDFLTLLDELRKRAEEVSPAALAEEVLTETGYRAELEGTGDPQDESRLENLNELIAVAAEYEEANPEGSLVDFLEQISLVADADQVPENDGGQGVVTLMTLHTAKGLEFPVVFLTGMEDGVFPHMRSLHEPRELEEERRLAYVGITRAQRRLYLTRAAVRSSWGGAPSFNPASRFLGEVPAELIEWRTDPGKTTWRPGSESPRRESSPRKTRGGKPIPSLEPGDRVIHDSFGLGTVAAVDGVGDKTKVRVDFGSYGEKTLLLAYAKLEKL from the coding sequence GTGCCAACCTCCGATCACCCCTTGCTCGACGGCCTCAACCCCCAACAGCGGGAGGCGGTCCTCCATCAGGGCGGACCGCTGCTCATCGTGGCCGGAGCCGGCTCCGGTAAGACGAGAGTGCTCACCCACCGCATCGCCTACCTGCTGGCCGAGCGGGACGTGCGCCCTTCGGAGATCCTGGCGATCACCTTCACCAACAAGGCCGCACGTGAGATGAAGGAGCGGGTCGACAAGCTGATCGGCCCGCGGTCCGCCGCGATGTGGGTGATGACCTTCCACAGCGCGTGCGTGCGCATCCTGCGCAGGGAGGCCAGGCACCTCGGCTTCCGGAGCACCTTCTCGATCTACGACCAGGCCGACTCCCAGCGGCTGATGGCGATGGTCTGCCGGGAGATGGACCTGGACCCCAAGCGCTACCCGCCGAGGTCGTTCTCCGCCCAGGTGAGCGGGTTCAAGAACGAGCTGATCGACTACGAGACCGCCGCCGCGCGCGCGGACAGCCACCTGGAGAAGACGCTCGCCGAGGCGTACCGGCTCTACCAGCAGCGGCTGACCGAGGCCGGGGCGATGGACTTCGATGACCTGATCATGCTGACGGTCAACCTGTTCCAGGCGTTCCCGGAGGTCGCCGAGCATTACCGCCGCAGGTTCCGCCACGTGCTCGTGGACGAGTACCAGGACACCAACCACGCGCAGTACGTCCTGGTGCGGGAGCTGGTCGGGCACGGCGAGGACGGCGGGTCGCCGCTCGCGGAGGGCGTCGACCGCTCCGAGCTGTGCGTCGTCGGCGACGCCGACCAGTCGATCTACGCCTTCCGCGGCGCGTCGATCCGGAACATCCTGGAGTTCGAGCGGGACTACCCCGACGCCCGCACGATCCTGCTGGAGCAGAACTACCGCTCCACTCAGACCATCCTCAACGCGGCGAACGCCGTGATCTCCCACAATCAGGGGCGCAAGCCGAAGAACCTCTGGTCCGATCAGGGGCCCGGGCCGAAGATCGTCGGCTACGTGGCCGACAACGAGCACGACGAGGCGATGTTCGTCGCCCAGGAGGTCGATCGGCTCAGCGACGAGGAGGGCGTCACGCCGGGCCAGGTCGCGGTGTTCTACCGCACCAACGCCGCCTCGCGCGTCTTCGAGGAGATCTTCATCCGCACCGGCCTGCCGTACAAGGTCGTGGGCGGAGTGCGCTTCTACGAGCGCAAGGAGGTCCGCGACCTGCTGGCCTACCTGCGGGTGCTGGCCAACCCGGACGACGTGGTCTCTTTGCGGCGCGTGCTCAACGTGCCCAAGCGCGGCATCGGCGAGCGGGCCGAGGCGATGATAGAGGCGTTCGCGGCGCGGGAGCGCATCTCGTTCACCGAGGCGCTGCGCCGCGCCGACGAGGCGCCCGGCCTGGCGACCCGGTCCCTCAACGCGATCAGGGATTTCCTCACGCTGCTCGACGAACTGCGTAAGCGGGCCGAGGAGGTCTCGCCGGCCGCGCTGGCCGAGGAGGTCCTGACCGAGACGGGATACCGCGCCGAGCTGGAGGGCACGGGCGACCCGCAGGACGAGAGCCGCCTGGAGAACCTCAACGAGCTGATCGCGGTGGCGGCCGAGTACGAGGAGGCCAACCCCGAGGGGAGCCTGGTCGACTTCCTGGAGCAGATCTCGCTGGTGGCCGACGCCGACCAGGTCCCCGAGAACGACGGCGGGCAGGGCGTGGTCACGCTGATGACCCTGCACACCGCCAAGGGCCTGGAGTTCCCCGTGGTCTTCCTGACCGGCATGGAGGACGGCGTCTTCCCGCACATGCGGTCGCTGCACGAGCCCAGGGAGCTGGAGGAGGAGCGCCGCCTGGCCTACGTCGGCATCACCAGGGCGCAGCGGCGGCTCTACCTGACCCGCGCGGCGGTGCGCAGCTCGTGGGGCGGCGCCCCGTCGTTCAACCCGGCCTCCCGTTTCCTCGGCGAGGTCCCGGCCGAGCTGATCGAATGGCGCACCGACCCGGGGAAGACCACCTGGCGGCCGGGGTCGGAGAGCCCGAGGCGCGAGTCCTCGCCGCGCAAGACCAGGGGCGGGAAGCCGATCCCCTCTCTCGAACCCGGCGACCGCGTCATCCACGACTCCTTCGGACTGGGCACCGTGGCGGCGGTGGACGGCGTCGGCGACAAGACCAAGGTGCGGGTCGACTTCGGCTCCTACGGCGAGAAGACGCTCCTGCTGGCCTACGCCAAGCTGGAGAAGCTCTGA
- a CDS encoding PspC domain-containing protein, with amino-acid sequence MTDTGNDDREDARAADGSPVDHDATPPRDGGPGTPAADVSDAGPPGEGRDGAARSEASQEGAPRDDDTPETGADPHGGSARQEPPRTGGASQDDTAVPGRAWTDRVLARSSDGRILFGVCAGLGRFTGIDPVLFRVGFGVLVLGSGIGFFLYLAAFLLMRGVHGEPGYVEQWTRRSFDAETVMALLCGVFAFGLVLNVASGGIGSGTVVVGTLLAIALLAAHTADVDVFGLLRSLPERLSRRTAPTGTAPTAAPPYGTSGEQPPTTVLGTPAGVRPAGATATPSPGPEPSPSAYAAAAHASPGITRAYETPVEQNAPGGGPGAERFPRQAAQGGYDSSGTPFAPHGPYTPAAHQPPGFQGGVNRPWPYGYGAPATAPAPQAPARRRRPRRPRTFVGTITMVLAVIVGGIVMAAQPHAGIEQPQLVGGAMLLTIGLGLLVTTWFGRGAGLVVAGALVAFVISIVPVLNDVPHQVGGKVWQPTTVAEASRPHRVGVGDGLLDLSVLELPEGARVPVRAHVSVGDITVILPPDVRAEVNLVSRVGDIEVGNTLTSGPAAEVERVLEPEVQPKGKAATIVLTVRANVGNVEVRRAA; translated from the coding sequence ATGACCGATACCGGGAACGACGACCGCGAGGACGCGCGGGCGGCCGACGGCTCCCCCGTGGACCATGACGCCACCCCGCCGCGCGACGGCGGCCCCGGAACGCCCGCGGCGGACGTCTCCGACGCGGGCCCGCCCGGCGAGGGGCGGGACGGCGCCGCCCGGTCCGAGGCTTCGCAGGAGGGAGCCCCGCGGGACGACGACACGCCGGAGACCGGCGCGGATCCTCACGGCGGATCCGCGCGGCAGGAGCCTCCGCGAACCGGCGGTGCGTCGCAGGACGACACCGCGGTGCCGGGGCGGGCGTGGACCGACCGGGTGCTGGCGCGCAGCTCGGATGGGCGCATCCTCTTCGGCGTGTGCGCGGGCCTGGGCAGGTTCACGGGGATCGACCCCGTGCTGTTCCGGGTCGGCTTCGGGGTGCTCGTTCTCGGCTCGGGCATCGGCTTTTTCCTCTATCTCGCGGCGTTCCTGCTCATGCGCGGCGTCCACGGGGAACCGGGATACGTGGAGCAGTGGACCCGTCGCAGCTTCGACGCCGAGACCGTGATGGCCCTGCTGTGCGGGGTGTTCGCGTTCGGACTGGTCCTCAACGTGGCCTCGGGCGGCATCGGGTCCGGCACCGTGGTCGTGGGGACGCTGCTGGCGATCGCGCTGCTGGCCGCGCACACCGCCGACGTGGACGTCTTCGGTCTCCTCCGCTCGCTGCCGGAGAGGCTGAGCCGCCGCACCGCGCCGACCGGCACCGCGCCGACCGCCGCGCCGCCGTACGGCACGTCGGGGGAGCAGCCGCCGACGACCGTCCTCGGCACCCCGGCGGGCGTCCGCCCCGCCGGCGCCACCGCCACGCCGTCCCCCGGTCCTGAGCCGTCGCCGTCGGCGTACGCCGCCGCCGCGCACGCCTCGCCGGGGATCACCCGCGCCTACGAGACGCCGGTGGAGCAGAATGCGCCCGGCGGCGGTCCCGGCGCGGAACGGTTCCCGAGGCAGGCCGCGCAGGGCGGCTACGACTCCTCGGGAACGCCGTTCGCGCCCCACGGGCCGTACACTCCGGCCGCCCACCAGCCGCCGGGCTTCCAGGGGGGAGTGAACCGTCCCTGGCCGTACGGCTACGGCGCCCCGGCGACCGCCCCGGCCCCGCAGGCGCCCGCGCGTCGGCGCCGTCCGCGACGCCCTCGCACCTTCGTCGGAACGATCACCATGGTGCTCGCCGTCATCGTGGGAGGGATCGTCATGGCGGCTCAGCCGCACGCGGGAATCGAGCAGCCGCAGCTCGTCGGAGGCGCGATGCTGCTGACCATCGGCCTCGGTCTGCTGGTGACCACCTGGTTCGGCCGCGGCGCGGGCCTGGTGGTGGCCGGTGCCCTGGTGGCGTTCGTGATCTCCATCGTCCCCGTGTTGAACGACGTGCCGCACCAGGTCGGCGGCAAGGTCTGGCAACCGACGACCGTCGCCGAAGCGAGCCGGCCGCACCGGGTCGGGGTGGGCGACGGCCTGCTCGATCTGAGCGTCCTGGAGCTGCCCGAGGGGGCGCGCGTCCCCGTCCGCGCCCATGTGTCGGTCGGCGACATAACGGTCATCCTGCCGCCGGACGTGCGCGCGGAGGTCAACCTGGTCAGCAGGGTCGGCGACATCGAGGTCGGCAACACGCTCACCAGCGGGCCCGCGGCCGAGGTCGAACGCGTCCTGGAGCCCGAAGTCCAACCGAAGGGGAAGGCGGCCACCATCGTGCTCACCGTCCGCGCGAACGTCGGCAACGTGGAGGTGCGACGTGCGGCCTGA
- a CDS encoding response regulator: MTVKVLIVDDHRLFRAGVRAELGDSVEVVGEAEDVDSAVEKIAELKPDVVLLDVHMPGGGGQEVLRRVIGSGAQVRFLALSVSDAAEDVIGVIRGGARGYVTKTISGKELTDAIRRVAEGDAVFSPRLAGFVLDAFASTEVPSIDPELDSLTQREREVLRLIARGYAYKEIAKELFISVKTVETHVSSVLRKLQLSNRHELSRWATARRLV, encoded by the coding sequence GTGACCGTTAAGGTGCTCATCGTCGACGACCACCGTCTCTTCCGGGCGGGGGTCCGGGCCGAGCTGGGCGATTCGGTGGAGGTCGTCGGGGAGGCCGAGGACGTCGACTCCGCCGTCGAGAAGATCGCCGAGCTGAAGCCCGATGTGGTGCTGCTCGACGTGCACATGCCCGGCGGCGGCGGTCAGGAGGTGCTGCGCCGGGTGATCGGCTCCGGGGCGCAGGTCCGTTTCCTCGCCCTGTCGGTCTCCGACGCGGCCGAAGACGTCATCGGGGTGATCCGCGGCGGCGCACGGGGCTACGTCACGAAGACGATCAGCGGCAAGGAGCTGACCGACGCGATCCGCAGGGTGGCCGAGGGTGACGCGGTGTTCTCGCCGCGGCTGGCCGGATTCGTGCTCGACGCCTTCGCCTCCACCGAGGTCCCCTCGATCGATCCCGAGCTGGACTCGCTCACCCAGCGCGAGCGGGAGGTGCTGCGGCTGATCGCCCGCGGCTACGCCTACAAGGAGATCGCCAAGGAGCTGTTCATCTCGGTGAAGACGGTGGAGACCCACGTCTCCTCGGTGCTGCGCAAGCTCCAGCTGTCCAACCGGCACGAGCTGTCCCGCTGGGCCACCGCCCGCCGCCTGGTCTGA
- a CDS encoding cobalamin B12-binding domain-containing protein, protein MEPTPKIRIVVAKPGLDGHDRGVKIVARALRDAGMEVVYTGLHQTPEQIVQTAIQEDAQAIGLSILSGAHMTLFARVIELLRERDAEDIVVFGGGIIPEADIPELERLGVAKIFTPGASTQEIVDWVRAAVPAPVA, encoded by the coding sequence ATGGAGCCCACGCCGAAGATCCGTATCGTCGTCGCGAAGCCGGGCCTGGACGGGCACGATCGAGGTGTCAAGATCGTAGCGCGGGCCCTGCGCGATGCCGGCATGGAGGTCGTCTACACCGGGCTGCACCAGACGCCCGAGCAGATCGTCCAGACCGCGATCCAGGAGGACGCGCAGGCCATCGGGCTGTCGATCCTCTCCGGGGCGCACATGACGCTCTTCGCCCGGGTGATCGAGCTGCTGCGCGAGCGGGACGCCGAGGACATCGTGGTGTTCGGCGGCGGGATCATCCCCGAGGCCGACATCCCCGAGCTCGAACGGCTCGGGGTCGCGAAGATCTTCACTCCGGGCGCCTCCACGCAGGAGATCGTCGATTGGGTGCGGGCGGCGGTTCCCGCCCCCGTGGCGTAG
- a CDS encoding WhiB family transcriptional regulator has product MRGPVRETGWAGRGACRTSDPDLFFPLAPTPVQEARAKAICGACPVLTECRQYALRAGEPEGIWGGLTPAERRRLRFSAGRRRSHAG; this is encoded by the coding sequence ATGAGAGGACCCGTCCGCGAGACCGGCTGGGCCGGGCGGGGTGCGTGCCGCACCAGCGACCCCGACCTGTTCTTCCCGCTCGCGCCCACGCCCGTGCAGGAGGCTCGCGCCAAGGCGATCTGCGGCGCGTGCCCGGTGCTGACCGAGTGCCGGCAGTACGCGCTGCGCGCGGGCGAGCCGGAGGGCATCTGGGGCGGGCTCACCCCGGCCGAGCGGCGGCGCCTGCGCTTCTCCGCGGGCCGGCGCCGATCGCATGCGGGCTGA
- a CDS encoding CPBP family intramembrane glutamic endopeptidase, which translates to MRVNGAVAVLAAANVMNNRVAPRLGPLTSAVATGLLVAMARRNGLTWEEMGFHRAARGARLGGALAAGVAAGYAAGVALPATRRFFHDERALSLSRARLLEEVLLQVPIGTVLLEEVGFRGVLYGMLRRSHGHAAASAVSSVLFGLWHVLPSMDMARANPALGRLAAGEPPGEGPGPSGADTARVVAGSVVTTAAAGALFCELRGRGGLLAPALLHLATNSLGYLFARLAAARDAPASATGPGTGRRRTGLT; encoded by the coding sequence GTGAGGGTGAACGGAGCGGTCGCCGTGCTCGCGGCGGCCAACGTGATGAACAACCGCGTCGCGCCCAGGCTGGGCCCGCTGACCTCCGCCGTCGCGACCGGCCTGTTGGTGGCCATGGCCCGCCGCAACGGCCTGACCTGGGAGGAGATGGGGTTCCACCGCGCGGCGCGTGGAGCACGCCTGGGCGGCGCCCTGGCGGCGGGCGTGGCGGCCGGCTACGCGGCGGGCGTGGCGCTGCCCGCCACCCGCCGGTTCTTCCACGACGAGCGGGCGCTGTCGCTGAGCCGGGCGCGGCTGCTGGAGGAGGTCCTGCTCCAGGTGCCGATCGGCACCGTCCTGCTGGAGGAGGTCGGCTTCCGCGGCGTCCTGTACGGCATGCTGCGCCGCTCCCACGGTCACGCCGCGGCGAGCGCCGTCTCCTCCGTCCTGTTCGGCCTGTGGCACGTGCTCCCGTCCATGGACATGGCGCGCGCCAATCCCGCTCTGGGACGCCTGGCGGCGGGGGAGCCGCCGGGGGAGGGCCCGGGGCCTTCCGGCGCGGACACCGCCCGCGTGGTCGCGGGCAGCGTCGTGACCACGGCCGCGGCCGGCGCCCTCTTCTGCGAGCTGCGCGGGCGCGGCGGTCTGCTCGCCCCCGCGCTGCTGCATCTGGCGACGAATTCGCTCGGTTACCTCTTCGCCCGGCTGGCCGCCGCCCGTGACGCGCCCGCGTCGGCGACCGGCCCGGGCACCGGCCGTCGGCGGACGGGCCTAACCTAG
- the sucC gene encoding ADP-forming succinate--CoA ligase subunit beta — MDLFEHQAKELFAAYGIPVPRGIVAHTADEAREAAQQLGGRVVVKAQVKTGGRGKAGGVKLAEDAADAHRKATEILGMDIKGHTVHKVLIEEASAIAEEYYFSFLLDRANRTFLSICSASGGMDIEEVAHATPEKVAKIPISPLEGVNRAKAREIARAGGLPEKAVEGAAELIEKLWCCFVDEDATLVEVNPMILSVDGQVRALDGKVTLDDNAAFRQPDHEALVDRGAEDPLEAAAKAKGLNYVKLDGSVGIIGNGAGLVMSTLDVVAYAGEKLPGAPRPANFLDIGGGASAEVMANGLEIILSDPSVRSVFVNVFGGITACDAVAEGIVAAFRLLGERGEQVGRPLVVRLDGNNAARGRQILTEANLPGVELVNSMDDAAARAAELAVAGV; from the coding sequence GTGGACCTGTTCGAACATCAGGCGAAGGAACTCTTCGCCGCCTACGGCATCCCGGTGCCCCGCGGCATCGTCGCGCACACCGCGGATGAAGCGCGGGAGGCGGCACAGCAACTCGGCGGACGCGTCGTGGTAAAGGCGCAGGTCAAGACGGGTGGTCGCGGCAAGGCGGGTGGCGTGAAGCTCGCCGAGGACGCGGCGGACGCCCACCGTAAGGCGACCGAGATCCTCGGCATGGACATCAAGGGCCACACGGTCCACAAGGTCCTGATCGAGGAGGCCAGCGCGATCGCGGAGGAGTACTACTTCTCCTTCCTGCTCGATCGGGCCAACCGCACCTTCCTGTCCATCTGCTCCGCGTCCGGGGGCATGGACATCGAGGAGGTCGCGCACGCCACGCCGGAGAAGGTGGCGAAGATCCCGATCTCTCCGCTGGAGGGGGTGAACCGGGCCAAGGCCCGCGAGATCGCCCGGGCCGGCGGCCTGCCGGAGAAGGCGGTCGAGGGCGCCGCCGAGCTGATCGAGAAGCTCTGGTGCTGCTTCGTCGACGAGGACGCCACCCTCGTCGAGGTCAACCCCATGATCCTTTCCGTGGATGGCCAGGTCAGGGCCTTGGACGGGAAGGTGACGTTGGATGACAACGCCGCGTTCCGGCAGCCGGATCATGAGGCGCTGGTGGATCGGGGGGCGGAGGATCCGCTGGAGGCGGCGGCCAAGGCCAAGGGGCTGAACTACGTCAAGCTGGACGGGTCGGTGGGGATCATCGGCAACGGTGCGGGGCTGGTGATGTCGACCCTGGATGTGGTGGCCTACGCGGGGGAGAAGCTGCCCGGCGCGCCGCGGCCGGCGAACTTCCTGGACATCGGCGGGGGCGCGTCGGCGGAGGTGATGGCCAACGGCCTGGAGATCATCTTGTCGGATCCGTCGGTGCGCAGCGTGTTCGTCAACGTCTTCGGCGGTATCACCGCCTGTGATGCGGTGGCCGAGGGGATCGTGGCGGCGTTCCGGCTGCTGGGTGAGCGCGGTGAGCAGGTGGGCCGGCCGTTGGTGGTGCGGCTGGATGGCAACAACGCCGCGCGGGGCCGGCAGATCTTGACCGAGGCGAATCTGCCGGGGGTGGAACTGGTGAACTCGATGGATGATGCGGCCGCGCGGGCCGCCGAGCTGGCTGTGGCGGGTGTGTGA
- the sucD gene encoding succinate--CoA ligase subunit alpha, which yields MAIWLTSESKIIVQGMTGSEGTKHTRRMLAAGSKIVGGVNARKAGTVHEGLPVFGTVAEAMAATGADVSVVFVPPAHTKAAVREAIDAQIRLCVVITEGVPVHDTTEFVAYAQARGSRTRIIGPNCPGIASPGASNAGIIPADITSPGPIGLVSKSGTLTYQLMYELADVGFSTAVGIGGDPVIGTTHIDALAAFEADPATEAIVMIGEIGGDAEERAAAFIESSVSKPVVAYVAGFTAPEGKTMGHAGAIVSGSSGTAQAKKEALEKVGVRVGKTPSETARIMREIMKSR from the coding sequence ATGGCGATCTGGCTGACGAGCGAGTCGAAGATCATCGTTCAGGGGATGACCGGCTCGGAGGGGACCAAGCACACGCGGCGGATGCTGGCGGCCGGGTCGAAGATCGTGGGCGGGGTCAACGCGCGTAAGGCGGGGACCGTGCATGAGGGGTTGCCGGTGTTCGGCACGGTGGCCGAGGCGATGGCCGCCACGGGGGCGGATGTGTCGGTGGTGTTCGTGCCGCCGGCGCATACCAAGGCGGCGGTGCGGGAGGCGATCGATGCGCAGATCCGGCTGTGTGTGGTGATCACCGAGGGGGTGCCGGTGCATGACACCACCGAGTTCGTGGCCTATGCGCAGGCTCGGGGGAGCCGGACGCGGATCATCGGGCCGAATTGTCCGGGGATCGCGTCGCCGGGGGCGTCGAATGCGGGGATCATTCCGGCGGATATCACTTCGCCGGGGCCGATCGGGTTGGTGTCCAAGTCGGGGACGTTGACCTATCAGCTGATGTATGAGCTGGCGGATGTGGGGTTCTCCACCGCGGTGGGGATCGGTGGGGATCCGGTGATCGGTACGACGCATATCGATGCGCTGGCGGCGTTTGAGGCGGATCCGGCGACCGAGGCGATCGTGATGATCGGTGAGATCGGTGGTGATGCCGAGGAGCGGGCGGCGGCGTTCATCGAGTCGTCGGTGTCCAAGCCGGTGGTGGCGTATGTGGCGGGGTTCACCGCGCCGGAGGGCAAGACGATGGGGCATGCGGGGGCGATCGTGTCGGGGTCGTCGGGGACCGCGCAGGCCAAGAAGGAGGCGTTGGAGAAGGTCGGGGTGCGGGTGGGCAAGACCCCCAGCGAAACCGCCCGCATCATGCGGGAGATCATGAAGTCCCGCTGA
- a CDS encoding (2Fe-2S)-binding protein yields MPRIAVNVDGIRYEEEVEPRLLLVHLLRDRLGKTGTPIGCDTTNCGACTVLMDGKSVKSCSVLAVQADGCDIVTIEGLGTDGRWHPMQQAFHEEHALQCGYCTPGMIMAAIDLLRENPDPSEDEIRAGLEGNLCRCTGYCNIVRAVRRGAQAMSGQEVKAS; encoded by the coding sequence ATGCCACGCATCGCCGTCAACGTCGACGGAATCCGCTACGAGGAGGAGGTCGAGCCCCGCCTTCTCCTCGTCCACCTGCTCAGGGATCGCTTGGGAAAGACCGGAACACCGATCGGCTGCGACACGACGAACTGCGGCGCATGCACCGTTCTGATGGACGGCAAGAGCGTCAAAAGCTGTTCCGTGCTCGCCGTCCAGGCCGACGGCTGCGACATCGTGACCATCGAGGGTCTCGGAACCGACGGCCGATGGCACCCGATGCAGCAGGCCTTCCACGAAGAGCACGCGCTTCAGTGCGGCTACTGCACCCCCGGCATGATCATGGCGGCCATCGATCTGCTCAGGGAGAACCCCGACCCGTCCGAGGACGAGATCCGCGCGGGCCTGGAAGGCAACCTCTGCCGGTGCACCGGATACTGCAACATCGTCCGGGCCGTACGCCGGGGCGCGCAGGCCATGAGCGGCCAGGAGGTGAAGGCCTCATGA